In the Hemitrygon akajei chromosome 7, sHemAka1.3, whole genome shotgun sequence genome, one interval contains:
- the LOC140730300 gene encoding uncharacterized protein, with protein MTPWKTLIWVGVMLLGKAPMAEAGRGGDACGANIILNADPHTGRTFQFDLCDVINCWGDKKAWTGYNVYMCPFTLGNPNPWVKECSAWINVWWWTGPDQSWLDNRPNNRGSSKPYYEFKRKVSLYRGSVWGRKQGVNPLILTLKEEIHNPFSMKGWSSQTCSTRRGSEVREHGAGGVLYLIIRADVTGRDPWGIIRINLGTHTDPGLGPTASPVLVKSSDTNKITPREYIAIETGYVEANAWVDRVVQYTTQAAIGDCWVCATGKPTLLMSPSPFEEGNDTFRCALELVSLTNPSAGCKSWETYFPMAPANVTPPAFRVDPIRNITCVTNLSPSDQPYRVGNLPDSACSTWISLTGTENATMLTVSRADLWWYCGKRVLYNWLPVNWEGTCTLITLNVPLFIAAKNPGDYTLNPIPDEIGRWYRNKRALTERGERNPDGIWIDAIG; from the coding sequence ATGACGCCATGGAAAACCCTGATATGGGTAGGAGTAATGCTCCTAGGTAAGGCGCCGATGGCCGaagcgggaaggggaggagatGCGTGCGGAGCGAACATCATCCTTAATGCGGACCCTCATACAGGTAGGACATTCCAGTTCGACCTGTGCGATGTGATCAACTGTTGGGGCGACAAGAAAGCCTGGACTGGGTATAATGTCTACATGTGTCCATTCACCTTGGGAAACCCGAACCCATGGGTAAAGGAGTGTAGCGCATGGATAAATGTATGGTGGTGGACAGGCCCAGACCAGTCCTGGCTGGATAATAGGCCAAACAATCGAGGGTCCTCCAAACCCTACTATGAGTTTAAGAGGAAGGTGAGCCTTTACAGGGGCTCTGTTTGGGGAAGAAAGCAGGGAGTGAACCCGTTAATCCTGACACTCAAGGAAGAAATACACAACCCTTTTAGTATGAAGGGATGGTCGTCACAGACCTGCTCCACTCGTcgcgggtcagaggtcagggagcATGGGGCGGGGGGCGTGCTCTATCTGATCATAAGGGCGGACGTGACAGGCCGAGATCCATGGGGAATTATCCGGATCAATCTGGGAACCCACACAGACCCAGGATTGGGTCCCACAGCCAGCCCTGTTCTGGTAAAGAGTTCGGACACGAATAAGATAACTCCCCGGGAGTATATTGCAATTGAGACAGGGTACGTGGAAGCAAACGCCTGGGTTGACCGAGTGGTCCAATACACCACCCAGGCAGCGATAGGGGACTGCTGGGTATGTGCTACGGGGAAACCCACACTCCTCATGAGTCCCAGCCCCTTCGAGGAAGGAAATGACACCTTCCGTTGCGCCCTCGAACTCGTGTCACTAACCAACCCCTCTGCCGGGTGTAAGTCCTGGGAAACCTATTTCCCCATGGCCCCGGCCAATGTGACCCCACCAGCCTTTAGGGTGGACCCGATCAGGAACATCACTTGCGTTACTAACCTGTCCCCGTCGGATCAGCCCTACAGAGTGGGCAACCTACCTGACAGTGCGTGTTCTACCTGGATCAGTCTTACTGGCACCGAAAACgccaccatgctgactgtcagcaGAGCGGACCTCTGGTGGTACTGTGGGAAACGGGTCCTATATAATTGGCTACCTGTAAACTGGGAGGGGACCTGCACCCTGATCACTCTAAATGTACCTCTTTTCATTGCGGCAAAGAATCCAGGGGACTACACCCTCAACCCAATCCCTGATGAAATCGGGAGGTGGTATAGGAACAAGAGGGCGCTCACTGAAAGGGGGGAAAGGAACCCCGATGGGATATGGATCGATGCTATCGGTTAG